The Stigmatopora argus isolate UIUO_Sarg chromosome 16, RoL_Sarg_1.0, whole genome shotgun sequence genome has a window encoding:
- the LOC144090782 gene encoding uncharacterized protein LOC144090782: protein MFPKGQPDGQKQEHPSALGPPPPPSAKPSSGPQRDVRRGSRESPSPARPNRRPVLESPVSAERDTVGPPHLMAPVRIEEDEGDKEKSSNHLVDHILKELKGINNIQEEISDLKHYLTSVRGSVDQVSCCVDAVLTEIGELYCGASAAPPCHPATPMARSSRRGSLGRQNAVTSPVQSVLPDASSEHLISPESHFASEHLWSHPPPPSPRLKRRNGGAGKDEKDSASVCSSPRRCACDRTDHCPNAKDGPPCSPLPDRRGGDAGPRWPRDDRSSSGDTLQMGSAESLDGDWTDGGIAGEGESAWRLCPSPAIGFDVATLGKAAQSPWPSPCPSPCPSPEWALTRSDSFHSEPWEVTSQSSADLTWHRDGVATEWPIAPPRAESPNMDGAPPGPTRGIGEPSSDDKDRALAAAWQHVQAPSTPRDIFSSKEGGTTLEMASPHRGTRGQVPSDTMPGDDVAEKTAEASDCGHRARIAHFQRILREKRQSEQRPSQSTTASQGSCASQSSERALSLETYAKETIREENKVAPIS, encoded by the exons ATGTTCCCCAAAGGACAGCCGGACGGACAAAAGCAAGAGCACCCGAGCGCGCTTGGACCACCACCTCCGCCATCGGCGAAACCCAGCTCCGGCCCGCAAAGAGACGTCAGACGCGGCTCCCGGGAGTCCCCCTCCCCAGCGCGGCCGAACCGCCGCCCCGTTCTCGAGTCGCCCGTGTCGGCCGAGCGGGATACCGTGGGACCTCCTCACCTGATGGCACCCGTCCGTATTGAAGAGGATGAAGGGGACAAGGAGAAAAGTTCCAATCATCTAGTGGATCATATCCTTAAAGAGCTGAAGGGCATAAATAATATCCAGGAGGAAATCTCAGACCTGAAGCATTATTTGACATCCGTACGAGGCTCGGTGGACCAAGTGTCTTGTTGCGTTGATGCGGTGCTCACGGAAATTGGGGAACTCTACTGCGGAGCTTCGGCCGCCCCACCTTGCCATCCGGCTACTCCAATGGCGAGGAGCAGCAGACGAGGAAGCCTGGGGAGACAGAACGCCGTGACGTCCCCCGTCCAGAGCGTCCTTCCCGATGCCAGTTCCGAACACCTCATATCGCCGGAGTCCCATTTTGCCTCCGAACACCTTTGGTCTCATCCCCCGCCCCCTTCTCCCCGTTTGAAGAGGAGGAACGGAGGAGCGGGAAAGGACGAGAAGGATTCGGCAAGCGTCTGTTCCTCCCCGCGGAGATGCGCTTGCGACCGGACGGACCACTGTCCAAATGCAAAGGACGGGCCTCCTTGCTCCCCGTTGCCGGATCGCCGAGGCGGCGACGCGGGGCCTCGTTGGCCACGCGACGACCGCTCCTCCTCCGGCGACACTCTCCAAATGGGCTCGGCGGAGAGCTTGGATGGGGACTGGACGGACGGCGGCATTGCCGGGGAGGGTGAATCCGCATGGCGGCTTTGTCCTTCTCCCGCCATAGGGTTTGACGTGGCAACTTTGGGCAAAGCCGCGCAAAGTCCCTGGCCTTCGCCCTGCCCCTCGCCCTGCCCCTCGCCCGAGTGGGCTTTGACGAGGTCGGACTCCTTCCACTCGGAGCCTTGGGAGGTTACGTCCCAGTCATCCGCGGACCTGACGTGGCACAGAGACGGCGTGGCCACGGAGTGGCCGATCGCTCCGCCCCGCGCAGAAAGTCCAAACATGGACGGCGCTCCGCCTGGCCCGACTCGGGGCATCGGCGAGCCCTCCTCCGATGACAAAGACCGCGCTTTGGCCGCGGCGTGGCAACACGTGCAGGCGCCGTCCACCCCGAGGGACATTTTTAGCAGCAAAGAAGGCGGGACCACTTTGGAAATGGCTTCTCCTCACAGAGGCACACGGGGCCAAGTACCATCGGACACGATGCCCGGCGACGACGTGGCGGAAAAGACGGCAGAAGCCAGTGATTGCGGCCATCGAGCCCGCATAGCTCATTTCCAGCGCATCCTGAGAGAAAAGAGGCAAAGTGAACAGAGGCCGTCCCAGTCCACCACGGCTTCTCAGGGGTCTTGCGCCTCTCAATCTTCCGAAAGAGCCCTATCTCTAGAAACCTATGCTAAAG AGACGATACGAGAAGAAAATAAGGTTGCTCCAATTTCATGA